A window of the Plasmodium falciparum 3D7 genome assembly, chromosome: 3 genome harbors these coding sequences:
- a CDS encoding ER membrane protein complex subunit 5, putative yields MINNVSVAITLVGLLALFKSGYTVYSHLSSFKLQDDNIDNFSIPHMLIAQIIFCTLITFFGGSKLFLNLKNIQGDSMENFNNTDWDKCHTRRNFGSCFNRKQYIKNFIKDFVGSPI; encoded by the exons atgatTAACAACGTATCAGTTGCCATAACCCTTGTTGGTTTATTAGCACTTTTTAAAAGTGGTTATACTGTATACTCAC atTTGAGTTCATTCAAACTTCAAGATGATAACATTGATAACTTTTCTATACCGCACATG ttAATTGCGCAAATTATATTCTGTACTTTAATAACCTTTTTTGGAGGAagcaaattatttttaaatttaaaaaacatTCAAGGCGATTCGATGGAAAATTTTAACAACac cGACTGGGATAAGTGTCATACCAGAAGAAATTTTGGATCTTGCTTTAACAGGAAGCAATACATTAAAAATTTCATAAAAGATTTTGTAGGAAGtccaatataa